AAATTGGTTACTGATAAATTCAGTTAAATGGTTGATtcgccgattaatccctactcagcACCCGACCGGTATGGTACCAGATATCCTGAACATTGGTTTTTGTCACTGGCCTTCGAAGTTGGACTTAGTGAGTAAAGAGAGATCATGTGTATATGACGTAACGTCGTAAGACACCAGTAATGGTCAGTGTTAGAACGGAACGACGGAGCAACCGAAAATCTGAGAATTACCAGCTTGCTGCTTGTAAGAATTGAGCATTTCTCAACAATCTGAGAATTTCCCTCACATTTTATTTAACTACTTGACTGCATTTTTAGCCCTTGTAAGTAACTACTCTCTCCTTTCACAAATACTACCTCTAtaactaaatataagacgtttttgcagttcaaattgaaTAACATCGACCATTATTGGTATAAGATAGATCATTTTTGCAGTTGATACTACCTTTGTAACTAAAGATAAGACGGTTTTTTTTTTTGCAGTTCGTTCAGAGGTAGTATAAGATTTTCTAACTTTTTCCTGAATCGGATCTATAGAGACACATTTTTGTGTGTTCGTTCCCTCGTTTCATTTCTGTATGTAGTCCATTTTGAAATATCTTCTAGTATTTGTgagcggagggagtagtaactaccATACATAAGATTTTTTTCCTTCATGATTTCAAATGGGAAGTTGCCTATGGGGTGAAACGATCTTTAGCGATTTGACTTTTGACGTGGTGTATAATTTACTAATATTCCTGTAGAACATTGCAGTACCAGTTTTATGCTGAAGCAACAAATGCCGCAACGCAGTGAGCTGAATAGCTGATGAGAAGGCAGAGGAAGCTAACCTGCGGCGGTTTCTGTGGCCGAGCCGTTGGTTTTGCTGCTCTTGGGCGGAGCCGATTTGCTCTTGCGCCCGGCGCCGCCGATGCCCATCTCCCGGAGAAGCTGCTCTTCGACGTCGGTGGTGTAGGTCTTCCCCACGCCGAAACCGGCCGGCTTGGGCCGGTTCTTGAGGAAGATGTCCTCGTcaaccgcctcctccatgtcgtcgtcgtcgtcctcatccgcctcctcctcgtcgtcgtcgtcgagggTGGTGGGTACCGGCTCGCGGCTCCGGCGGCCGTATTTCCTCAGGCGAGGGAAGGCGAAGAGGACGTGCGACGCGCGCAGCCGCGAGGGCGGCGGCCGTGAGAGCAAGAAGGGGCccggcgccgacgccgacgccgcagCGGCGCCACACGCGGTCGGCAGCTGCAGCAGTGGCATTTCGTTTTTGTGTTCAGGCCGGACCGGCTACGGCGGTTTCCTCTTATCACCGCGAGACTTAATCGGCACCGTCCGATCCTTATCTCAACTGAATcgcagccgccgcctccgcctcgcccccactcgcctGCCGCCTCCCCGCCGGCCAGTTTCCGGGCacctcgccgcctccgcctccgcctgatTCTTATTATGCTTCGCCTTCGCCTCCGTCCTTGCCCACACTTCTCTCGGGCGTCTCCGCCGGCATCCCACCCCGCCCTCCCCCGCCGGCTGGCCGCTTCTCCGCTCCCAGAGCTCCCCTTCCCATCCACCGTCACCGCGCTCCGAACCCGAACCCCTCCGCTCCAGGCCGCCTTCCGCCGAGCCGCCTCCGGAGAGGAGCAACGGGGCGTGGatgaggacaaggaggacgcggGCCTGGACAATGCACTCACCAAGACACGGCAGCTCGTCGAGTGCGCCATGTTCGCATCCGTTGCTGGCCTCGCCTACTTCCTCAGCAACTCCCTCGCCATCGAGGTCCGCACCCTTCTCTCACTCCAATGTGCAATGCTGCTCTGTTTCATTTGTCTTTCTATAAATTCATTCATTCGACTGTTGATGCATGAAGCTGCTGTCTTCTTTTGCTGATGCAGAATTACTTCAGCTGTTTTTTCCCATTGCCGATAGTCATCTCCTCCTTGAGGTGGGGGTTAGAAGCTGGCAGGAAAACCATGGTGAGTCTGGTCAAATGCTTCACTTGGTATTATATAGCTTTCATGTACTTTAGTTTAGTTGATGGCATTGCCTCATCAGGTGGCTACTGTTTTACTGCTCTTCACATTGTCAGGCCCTGTCAAAGCATCGACTTATCTGGTAAGCATCTCTTTTGTGGCATATGGTTCATATCATAGCTGTGCCaatggcatgtgtttggttcagaACATTTAAAGTTGGCAACTCACATATTTACCTTGAAACTAACCGATGTTGGTGCTGCAATTGAGTGTTGAATCCGGGGCTTCAACATCATTCATTGTCATTAAAACGAACAATAGCTCCATATCCTGGAACAAAAAAATCAGTGTATCTTAGCACCCAAGAAATCAAATTCCGAGTGAAAAAATTTCTATAAGTAGAGATGGCAAGCTGCAACAGTAACGGTTAACATTCATTAATCATCAAACAACagtattccttttttaatttttgTACTTAAGTTTTGGTGTTGTTGGTAATTTACCTTTTTCTTTCCCTTAGCTTCTCCGTATATATTGTTCAATTTTAGTTCTGTGTCTTCTTTGGGACTTGAAAGATTAAAAGAACCCTTCGTTCATTCGTTATGACTCTGGACACTTATACATTTCTTGGGCTTGTTTTCCTGCAGCTTATGCATGGTGTAGTTGGTCTAGCCATGGGTACTATGTGGAGGTGAGAAAAGGTGAAGCTTTCGCTTTCACTGTTGGCATATATGTCATTAAAAGTTAATGATAGCTTTGCATCAGAGATGCATATATGCAGCTGTAGCTTCCACTCGATTTTTATTGACTTCGAGTAACGTAACATTTTTCCCATCCTCTGTCATCAGGTTGGAGACCGATTGGATTGCTTCCATCATAATCTGCTCAATTGTAAGTATCTTCTCTCAATTGGTATTTCATATCTATAGATGTATTGCTGATGACATATGGATTACAGAGTCTCATAGCTTTGGATCGGAACTCGACAACATTACCTTGTGAAAGATTCTACATAGAGTTAGACCATTGATATTTTCCTAATGTTTGACATAACTATGTAGTTTCTATTTGAAAATACGAATCAGATTGTCTAGTTCATGATTTTAATAGTTGCAAATCTCTGTGTTCTTTCTTGTACACCTGTTAGATATCCTTTAGAAGAATTTTCTTTGCTTGCACAATAGGTTACATTTGTGATAGTCCTTATCACAAAATTACCAAGCAAATTATAACCAGTATCAAGCATGCTTATGTTATTCTTAACATATGAAGTAGCAAACTGCAGTTGATATCTCTTCTGGCTAGCAACGCATTGCCAGTTGGTGTTTCTTCTTAACTTTACATGATGTCCGTGAGGAGAATAGGGGTAGTTCATAGACCCACATAATATCTGAATTCAGAATCATTGGGTAGAAATAAATAAGCAGCCTGTTTTGCTAATAACAAAATTCAAGATCATTCAgtaagaaatactccctccgtcccataatgtgagacgtttttgcaagctagctTGCAAAAATGTCtcacattatgggacggagggagtagatactaAGATCTAGATTGACTTAAAATAGATCCATATCAGAATTTCACCCAGTGATCATGTAACAACCCCTTTCCGATGTGATTGCCGATgtgaggtctctctctttgttcGCCTGACTTGAGGAAGAAGCAGAATGAGAACAAGTGGGGAGTGTGAGGAGAATTTAGAGCTTTATTCCTCAATTCAGACTTAGTCGTTTCTGCATAAAGAACGGGCTAATATAGGCAACAGCCCAACACATGCTACACCGCCCCACTGGCCCCCACTTTTCAAAGCTTAGCATCCCACCCCACCCACACCCCCTCCTCTCATACCACCCGGTACATAGCTGGCATACCGGTGGCACGCTGCCCTGTCTAAGGCGCGTTGCCGTGCATGACGGACCACTTCCAGCTGACATTTGTGCTACCCTTATTTTTAGTCCTCAAATTGAATTTCAGCTGAACTTTGCTTTGCAGATCCGTGCGGTGGGAGCTTGTGGATATGTGTTAGTGTCATCATTCCTGATACGAGAAAATATTCTTCAATTGGTATGTCTATTCAGTGATTCTTCAGTTGAGAAATATTCTTCAATTTGATTCATGAACTACTAATCATTTCAGATAACCGTTAGTGTACATGCCTCCTTAACGTATATTCTGGCAGCGGCTGGTGTGAACACAATTccatccatggatgcaatatatgTAATCTTTGGGACACTGGTAATTCGGTGATTTTTAACCTACCAAATCAAACTTATAGCATGAGCCAGTTCAGAAAGTAACTTCCCTGTCTTTTGCAGCTTCTACTTAATTGTGGATTCTTTGTCTTCATACTGCATATAATTTACACAATCTTCCTGACCAAGCTTGGAATCAAGCCATCGCTGAGACCTCCACGATGGCTGGGTAAAGCAACTTTTAGTTGATGGGTAGAATGCCACCATACTCATTTGTAGTTGGAGGTTAGCGCCCTGACTGAACTTGCAGCATTTTGGTGTTACAAATGCTCCCCCATCACCAGCAGCATGCCGGCATGGCAATTGTGGCCTTTGTAATATGATCATTATTATCCGGCTTCCTGGTGCATGACTGTGATTTTCCCGACAAGATTTTTGGTGATTGCGATTCGTTATTGGTGCAATTGACTGATCGACAAGTGTTCTAAACTTGTGAGACTTGGTATATTGTCCCAGCCACTTCTTTCTTTTTAAGAAAAAGTTCAATTTTTTGCATTCTCTTAACCTTGTCCATTAACTATATATTTTAAGTTTTTGGGGGATTACTCCCTGCATCTCAAAATGTAGGTCCTATTCATTTTGTCCAAACTCAAACTTTCTCAAGTTTGATTTCTGGCATTCCATTAACCTTTTCCTGTTAACTGTGTAATTTAAAATGTTCGGGTATTACTACACCATGTTTTTAAGTTCTCTCTGCATACATTAATGTCGAATCTAGAGCATTGACTCTCACGAACTCTTTGTGAAGACAATGCCTTGTTCTCTGTCCTTTTACATGCCTTCCACACGAGGAATAATGCTTAGCGACATGGTTTATATATGATGTCTTTCTTGCAAGCGCCAAAGAGGTACGGTGAGTTTAGGGCAACTCCACCGCGGATCACCAAACGGACGGCACCAAATGTCCACAGACAGCAGGTGGGGCGCCGGCCATCCAACCGTAGGAATCAAATGTCTCCCGCTCAGTCTTTTTTCATATGCCCGGGGTAttgaaaataattgaagataaatagCACAATTCTTCAAAAATTGAAAGATAGATAAATATTACAATCCAAACAAAAAGTTTTGAATgaaatagttcaaatttgaattcaacttaTTTGGACACGTATTTTAGTTGTCATATGAAATGCCCATATATGCTCAATTAGATCACTCTGATGAGACTGACATGTCAAAGAATAGGAGGGTTAGATCTTCCAATTCGGATTCAGACTGAAAAGATGAAGTGATATGTTCCTGTCTTTTGTAACATTATTATAAGTTTGTCTCTTTTGTACTCTAGTTCTCAAAAGTTCTTTATGATTTATCTGTCCCGTCGAACAAGAAAACTGGAGGCTGGATGTATTAGTGATCTGTAAATAGCTCCAGTTTCACATGATCTGGGCTATAGTTCATCAGTTTTCAGAGTACAATACATATGTATGACCAAGTATTATTGCTGCAATTATGCTTCAGTGCTAGGCATTTCAGCTTCCTTATTCATCCCTGGCATTTCCCTGATCACATCAAAGCCTTTTCACAGTGGCATAAAAGGTAATTCATCAGGAATCATGCGGTCTCTTTTCAGCCACGGCAAAATGTACTGTTATAGTTCAGCATAATGCCGTGAGGATAGATAGTTCGATCCCTGATGATGTTCTCAACCAACCGATTAGCCACATCATCATGTTTGTCACGTGACTGAAGACAGATTATTGATCAGACATTGTAGCTACAGAATTTCTCACGTGCAACGAGCTTTATTCAAAGAGTTGCTGCCAAAACACAGCTGACAAAAATTGTTCACAATATTATCACTTATACACATCTCATGTCTATTACTTATCTTATTATACACTCGATTTACTATGTTGGATATATgacactccctccgtcccaaaaagcttgtcttagatttgtcaagATACGGAtttatctagacatgttttagtgttagatatatccatatctagataaatctaagacaagcttTTTGGGACAGAGGTAATAGAAGTCTGTTTATATATAACTTCTTGACTAACGGTCTGGGCTTGCAGTAGAATATGGTAGGCctatgttgtttgtttgtttgtctagAAGCCGACACACTGCGTATACTGAGCGTAGGCCTCCGATTGCATGCCGATTGGCGCACGGATGacttcatctggaagatcaaaGGCGTCGACGAGTTCTCGAGCAACAAGCCTCACTTGGTAACTGAGGTAGTCTACCAGTTTGTGGATAGCCTGCAAGCATACAGGGGAGCATAGTAGCATCAGGTCCTGGTTCTGGTCTCAAGCCAAGTACTGACATTGCAATTTTGTACTATGGGGTTGATGACAAGCATATACAAACCTTGGCTTTGTTTGGCGCGACATAGTCTACATTCCGATATGTCCCGATGTCTTTCCAGATCCTATCGAGCGCATAAAGGTCGCACACCAGCTTCAGTACTTCACGTGTTTTTGCATCAGGGCAGCTGCATAGACACACCAAAAGTCATTTTTGTCGCATTAACCTCACTGGATAAAGTCAAAAGGGTTACGAACACAACATCTCAATGGTGAGAGTAGGCTTTGATAGTTCACCTTAATTTCCGTTCGTGGTTCAGCTAAACAAAAGAATGAGGATAAGGGCTCAAACACAAAAAGTAGTCCTCGGTACCAGAAGTTGCAAGAGAACTATACTATACAAAGGGCGACAGGAGGACTTTTCAAGGGATAATTCTACAACCCAAGCACAAATAATCATGAATTCATGATCGACGGGTGGTAAATTGGAGTCAGGGAGACAGGAGGGTTTTTCAATGCTTTCGCTGATCTCAACCAACCAAATCTTCATTGTAAGTATTCAACAAAATCTTACTAGCAAAACTAATGTGTCAAGCTAGCTAGTAAGCAATGATGGTAAGAACAATGTAACTGAGGACACAAAACTATACCTCTTCACTGCTTCTATAAACCTTGCGAGGATGACAGCCTCAACGTGTGATTCCGCGAGCGTGAGCAGATGGTTTAAACATCTGTTCCATGCACCAAAACCTCCAAGTGTCTTCATGTGCTTCTGGAGTCGAGCAGCAACACTATGCAGTAGTCTAGATGTTCGGTACTGAGAAGAGGGTTTATGCAATCAGTGCAGGACTTCTATCCAATTGCTACTGATATTATTATGAAGATAAGACTCACTCTGAATGCATCCAGCTGAAATTTAGGATCCCTTAGATGGTCTTCCCCTTCCCACCGAGCAGTAACGGGGTTAGGCTGAGACAAGTAGGTGCTCATGGAGTCTCTCAAGTAGTTCCAGGTGACTGAGAGTGTTCCTCCCTTAAATTTTTGCTGATATTGCTTCAGGAGATCGCCAGCAACCTACAATAGCATTGTGATAAGAGGTACAGTACAATATTTGAGGTATAAGTAACTTCATCACATGAAATTACTCACCCAAACTTCTACCCCCAATATGTAATCAAGTGTGAGTTCTTAGTATATACTCCCtctctaaagaaatataagatcgtttaggtcactaaagtagtgatctaaatgatcttatatttctttacagagggagtactagcctTTCAACTATCAGTGAACATGCCCACCAAATATTGCAAAAATAAGCTTTGTAAAGGATTCCGATTGGTACCTGCTGCAGCAGAACTGTATTGTCTCCTTCAAATGTTTGAAATATATCATGGTCATTCCGCAGACCACCAAAACGATTTACAGCAGCATACCCATGGCCACCACAAGATTCTCGGCATATGCTAATAGATTTTGCTGTGTATGAAGTTATGTAGGACTTCAACCCAGATGAAAGTACATGGACATCAGCGCTAATATCCTCGTCATTGGTTTTCTTCATTTCCGAGTACTTATCTACCAAATACTGCCTGGCAAAATGAAATGCATATGCTGATGCCAACATAGGCATTAGTTTGTGCTGGTGAGATTGGTAATCCAGCACACTGATTTCAGGCTGCTTAGGTGGACCAAATTGTTGACGCAGTAAAGCATATCTAACAGCAATGGTTACTGCAACTTTGAGTATTCCCACAGAACTATATGCAAGACTAACTCGTCCCCCGACAAGCTCACCAAGGGTTGCTGCAAATCTTTTATTAATTGTGGGGAGACTGCTTGTGTATTTTCCATCTCGCGCCACATCACCGAATCGGTTCAGAAGATTGTCACGGGGTATCCTAACGGAACGGAATCTCAGGGCACCATTATCTACACCATTTAGGCCTATCTTGTGCCCACAATCATTGATCTCAATTCCAGGAAGAACAGCATGGGTTTCAAGGTCCCGAATTGGGACAATAAATGCATGAATTCCCATGTCAGCAGGTTCCCCTCCTTTTCCTTGAAGCGGTAAAATTAACCTCGCAAAAACAGTAGCGAATTTTCCATGAAGAGCTGAGTTGCCAATCCACCACTTAATGGCTCCATTGTTTGGTGTATCAATAATGAACTCATCAGTAACTGAATCAAATGTAGCAGTGGTCTGTAGGGCTTGAACATTGGATCCTGTCAAAAAGCAACAAACataaatgaagggaatcttttcaAACAATTGTAAACAGTGTTCTAGGTGTTGGAGAAGTCCCAATAGACAGTTAAATTGCAAATCAATCAAAGTACCAAACAAGAAATCAGCAATACTGATGGAATAATTGAATAGATAATCTAACCATGATGCAGTTCTGTCATAGCAAAACAGCCTGGATAATCCAAATTATCGATTTTGTCAAAGTACTTTTCCCTGTGCTTCTTGGTTCCCAAATTTATTATAGAACCACCCCAAAGACTGCGTTGACAAGCAGGCAAGTTAGTCGATTTATAACAACAGGTACACAAGGAAAAGGTAGGACGTAAAACCAGTAAATAATAATTACAAATGTCAAATGATGTGTTATTGTCCTGCTAAGATCGTCAAAGAAAATAATCCGACATACCGCTGAGGGCATTTTGCATGAATTCCAGAATGATAAAGGTGCAGTGTTTGAGGTTGTATGAAATGAACCACCAACCGAACTCCAGATGCATGTATACCCTAAATAATCCCAATACTCGAAACAGAATCGTCACGACTACAAAAAATGGGTACATGAAATGCTTGACATTTCACAATAATAAACTGTGCAAGCAATCATCCCTGTAGGCAATCAAATGGCTCATGAACTAACCATCATCGCGGGGAGTTGCTTAGAATTGCCTGGCATGATGATGCGCCTGTAGGGAGTTCAGTGCCTCGGTGCTTGTAGTTCCTGTAGGGGCCATTCCGTAGTTCTCTAGTGGATTTTTAAAACTGTTtgatgtttgaatctgtaataatTCTGCTGTGGCTACTTCTGGCTGGAGCCGAGAGCTGTAAACTCTGTCCGTTGGTTGCCTTTGCTTTTTCAATAAAAAGTTGGGGCAGGGGGGCAACCCCTTTCGGTTCAAAAAAAACTAACCATAACCAAAGTTGTAACAAACCAATCATCTTAATCAAGAAATAATGCTTCTTGTTTCGCCACAACAATTAATTAGGCCGATGCTACGGCAGCAAAAAGCTATCATCTACTATCAAGCCACCACAAAATATGAACCCATGTGCACTCGTACTGAAGCTCTGTTTTCAGAGTCCTTGTCACACTCATAAGTGCCTGCCCCCAAAAGGAGTGCAATTGCAACCCACCGTACATGAAGTAGGTTGCAGTTAAGCTATCAACAGATCCATGAAGTAGGTTGGGGCATTAAGTTATCAACAGATCCAAGCCCACACTCATAAATCACATTCACCATGCTCCAAGTTAGAATCCTCGTGAATGGGATAATCAGTATGGTAAAGATCAGTATGATTTGTGTTATTCACATTCAAAAGAGTAAAACAAAACGATTTAGTTACTGATACCGACAGTCAAATTACCAACTGATccatacatgtactccctccgttcggaattacttgtcgcagaaatggatgtatctagacgtattttagttctagatacatccattttcgagacaagtaattccgaacggagggagtagttcgcaGTTCGCCTCGTGACATCAAGCAATTATGTAAGCCCTCTGGTTAACCTTTTTTTTCAGATGGAACCCTCTGGTTAACCACCAACTAACAATCCCAATATGTATATGGAACATATGGGAGAAATTCAGGATCGAGTTGTGTTCTTTACCAGTTTATTTGTGAGGGGATCACTCAATTGCCAGTAAATTAACTGCCACGCGCGGTGAAAAAAGCAAAGCGAACCAACCTGTACTGTACGCCGAACTTGACGGCGAGGGAGATGTCGAGCCCGCCGACGGCCTCCATGACGGCGAAGTACTCGTCGGGGTCGTCTGCCATGAGGCTGAGCGGCCGCACCCCGGCCTCGCGAACGAGCGCCGTCATCTGCCGGAAGCAGAGCTCGCGGTGGGCGGCCATGGGCAGCTCGACGGGCGTGTGGAGCTCCGGCCGCTCGACGAAGAACCTGTATAACCGCTCCTGCGTCGCCAGGTGCCGCCCCCGCAGGTAGGCGGTGAGGGCTGCCGCGTCCACGTCCAGGCCCCCCGCCCGCCGCTTCCCCGCGCACGCGGCGGGGGCCAGGGCATTAGCCCCCTCGGAGGCGGGCCGATCGGAGGGCTGTAGGAGGTGGAgggagaggcggcggaggcggcgcatcGCCGGCGTGGAGTCTTCGTCGTCGGAGCCGTAGCCGGAGCGGGACATGgtggccatggcgacggcggcgacgtGTTGGATGGAACGtgtgcggggcggggcggggcgggagtGGGAGAGCGAAGCCGAGGTTGTTGGGGACGTTGCGTTAGGACGTTGCTCTCGGCCTTGCTTGGTAGGCCCCCACGGACCCCTTCCTTCCGCCCCAATCCGCCAATCCCCTTCTCTCCCTACGAGTAAAGTGCACAAAATCATCATATTTGTGAACGCTGAATAAAATAAAAAACACCATGttatatttttttttgcaaaactcatCATAATTGTGCTGGCAGTTTGCCAAAAACGATTGATAGGTCGATTGCAGACGTTTGAGAAAAAATATAACGTTGGGTCCCACTATCAGGTGTCGCGTTGCCTTGATGAAGATGACGCTCGTCACACGCTATTAAACGACGATAGCAAAACACTAAGAACATGTACAGTGGTTAATAAAACAGTgttatcttaagttttgcatgtaatttagataTGATAATAGAAGGACGTCTATAATGGGTTATCTCTTACCCTTGTGTTTAATAGCTAGTAATTTCTAAAAATATAGTGAGACACATTATGTTAAGAGATCATCTTTTAAATAAGCAAAGACAACACTTTTCCTATGATTTCTCTCTCCCCCTCCTCAACATTTATCTTATGTGGCactctaagatagcaccattgtgcATGCTCTAAccggtagcccccccccccccccacacacacacaaattgCTCCTCAGCCGCTTCCTCCTTGCCACCCGCACTCACTCCCACCCATGGAGTCCGATGGCAGCGGCCGCTCCGCCGGTGACGGAAAGGACGGGCACGACCTCTCTATCGACGGCAGCGAAGACAACCACATGGGCCCTAAAGGCTCATTAGTGGTGCCATCCTATTAGGCTCGGGCGGGAAGCCGCATTGGGccaaggtggggggggggggtggaaacTTATGAGGACTCCTCCTCCCCCTAGGTTGTTCGAATCAGGAGGGGGTTGCCTTTCCATAAGTCAGCTAGTGACACATAAGTCCCCTTGGAGGCACCCCTCTCGCGCATAGCCACCACGCCCATCTCTTCTCCATCTAGTTGAGAACTAGATGGATCGCCGCTAGGCTCTTCTTCATCTAGTTTTATCTTGTCTGATTTTGTTTTGGATGACAAAGTGTTGCGGGATCGCTAACTTGGAACACGTGGATACTGCAGAGGGGTCGTCCACTTTGACCCTCAATCAGTTGAATAATTCTCATGGCAGGGAGGTATAACCTAGCTGCGAGAATCGTCGGATCATCATCAGCTTTTTCTTCCTCTCCACCGCGATTTAGTTAGTAAGATCAGATAtatcttctgaaggaaatatgccctggaggcaataataaaattattatttatatttccttatatcatgataaatgtttattattcatgctagaattgtattaaccggaaacttagtacatgtgtgaatacatagacaaacagagtgtcactagtatgcctctacttaactagctcgttgaatcaaagatggttaagtttcctagccatagacatgagttgtcacttgattaacgagatcacatcattagagaataatgtgattgacttgactcattccgttagcttagcatgatgattgtttagtttgttgctattgctttctccataacttatacatgtttctatgactatgagatcatgcaactcccaaatatcggaggaacactttgtgtgctatcaaatgtcacaacgtaactggatgattataaaggtgctctacaggtgtctctgatggtgtttgttgagttggcatagatcgagattag
The sequence above is drawn from the Triticum aestivum cultivar Chinese Spring chromosome 7A, IWGSC CS RefSeq v2.1, whole genome shotgun sequence genome and encodes:
- the LOC123150505 gene encoding uncharacterized protein, yielding MPLLQLPTACGAAAASASAPGPFLLSRPPPSRLRASHVLFAFPRLRKYGRRSREPVPTTLDDDDEEEADEDDDDDMEEAVDEDIFLKNRPKPAGFGVGKTYTTDVEEQLLREMGIGGAGRKSKSAPPKSSKTNGSATETAADCSNDGVHVRIWNLPKKKNIHKDLNLAFKGFPGLVTINPANSGTKKTRDPICKGFAFVKLESVDAATRFVELYSRKAVSFGKVEKPIKCCIVEGHISTDPSGPASSSQPPGSNPQRLVAVR
- the LOC123150506 gene encoding uncharacterized protein; this encodes MLRLRLRPCPHFSRASPPASHPALPRRLAASPLPELPFPSTVTALRTRTPPLQAAFRRAASGEEQRGVDEDKEDAGLDNALTKTRQLVECAMFASVAGLAYFLSNSLAIENYFSCFFPLPIVISSLRWGLEAGRKTMVATVLLLFTLSGPVKASTYLLMHGVVGLAMGTMWRLETDWIASIIICSIIRAVGACGYVLVSSFLIRENILQLITVSVHASLTYILAAAGVNTIPSMDAIYVIFGTLLLLNCGFFVFILHIIYTIFLTKLGIKPSLRPPRWLGKATFS
- the LOC123150507 gene encoding acyl-coenzyme A oxidase 2, peroxisomal, whose product is MATMSRSGYGSDDEDSTPAMRRLRRLSLHLLQPSDRPASEGANALAPAACAGKRRAGGLDVDAAALTAYLRGRHLATQERLYRFFVERPELHTPVELPMAAHRELCFRQMTALVREAGVRPLSLMADDPDEYFAVMEAVGGLDISLAVKFGVQYSLWGGSIINLGTKKHREKYFDKIDNLDYPGCFAMTELHHGSNVQALQTTATFDSVTDEFIIDTPNNGAIKWWIGNSALHGKFATVFARLILPLQGKGGEPADMGIHAFIVPIRDLETHAVLPGIEINDCGHKIGLNGVDNGALRFRSVRIPRDNLLNRFGDVARDGKYTSSLPTINKRFAATLGELVGGRVSLAYSSVGILKVAVTIAVRYALLRQQFGPPKQPEISVLDYQSHQHKLMPMLASAYAFHFARQYLVDKYSEMKKTNDEDISADVHVLSSGLKSYITSYTAKSISICRESCGGHGYAAVNRFGGLRNDHDIFQTFEGDNTVLLQQVAGDLLKQYQQKFKGGTLSVTWNYLRDSMSTYLSQPNPVTARWEGEDHLRDPKFQLDAFRYRTSRLLHSVAARLQKHMKTLGGFGAWNRCLNHLLTLAESHVEAVILARFIEAVKSCPDAKTREVLKLVCDLYALDRIWKDIGTYRNVDYVAPNKAKAIHKLVDYLSYQVRLVARELVDAFDLPDEVIRAPIGMQSEAYAQYTQCVGF